The following is a genomic window from Rhizobium sp. 11515TR.
GGCAAAATGGGCCTTGCGCGACCCGGCGATTTTACAAAGCGTCTTGCAGCTTGCCGTCGGCAAACTCGCGCCCTAGATTTTGCAGCGCAGCATGAGCTGCGCATGCCACATCGAAGAGCCACGGCATGCCCCGCTATCGTTTGGATCAGCAAGGAGTCCTGTATGAAGCCGTTCCACTGGGAATCCACCCATGGCAATTTCGGTGACGATCTCAATCTCTGGCTCTGGGATTTCCTACTTCCCGGCCTTCGCGATACTCACCAGGAAACATTGCTGGTCGGCGTCGGAACCGTCCTCAACACGGAGATCCTGCCCGACGAGGGACGCAAACTCGTCATCGGCAGCGGCTTCGGTTATGGCTCCCTTCCAGACATGCGCGACACGTCGCAATGGGATATCCGCAGCGTACGCGGCCCGCTGACAGCGGAAAAGGCTGGCTTGCCTGCCACCATGGGCATTGTCGATCCCGCCGTCCTGGTAACGGAAATGCCCGAATTCCAGAACATTTCCAAAAACGGCAAGCGCACCTTCATTCCGCACTGGGAGTCGGCCGCCGCTGGCCTCTGGCCCGAAATCTGCAAGACCGTCGGCCTTTCCTATCTTGACCCCCGCGGCGAGGCGAAGGCCGTGATCCGCGAAATTGCCGCCTCCGAACTGATCGTGGCGGAATCCATGCACGGCGCCATCCTTGCCGATGCCTTCCGCGTTCCATGGATTGCAGTCAGCTCCTCGCGCTCCATCAACAGCTTCAAATGGAACGACTGGGCTCGCTCGCTCGGCGTCACCTACCAGCCCAAGCACATCCCCGTTTCGACCCGCGCCGAGGCGATCGCCAAGGGTGCGAAGTTCTGGGGCGTTGGCTTCGAGCGCAGCACGCAGGCAGCAGCCGAGCTCGGAAAGCAGCGCTACGGGGAAAACGTCATGCTTGCCGATCCCGAGCAGACCACGCTGCGCATCATGGCAAAGCAGGCACTTGCCATGCCTTCCGCCCTGGCTCTGTGGCAGGCAAGCAAGGCAAGGCCGCAGCTGAGCAAGGATAGCGCGCTTGCGGCCTGCAAGGAGCGCCTCCTCGATGCGATCGAAGGCGTTCGCCGCGATTATCTGTAAGCTGCGATACCGCTATTTCGGAGCGGCCTGCAGAAGATAGCGCAGGCCGTTTGCACCGGCATGGGCAATGGGCGCTCCGCTCCGCTTGCGGAAGCGCTCGGTCTTGTCGGCCAGAATGCCGCCGGCAATCGCCGGGACGGCGAAGGGATGCGAAAGCGCATGGATCGCGGCAGACAGGAGCCCCGATTGTGACTTGATGTCGAGGAAATGCCTGAGCTCGTAGCGATCGCGGATATGCTGCTCATGACGGCGGATCACCGCTGCGTCTTTTGAAGAAAGCCCGCCCTTGGCAAGAATGGTCCGGTCAGCCTCATAGAGGCGGCGCAAATCCTCTGTCCTGTGCCGTCCACTCAGGGAATCGCTGCGCACGACCGCGCCGTACCCGCAGCTATGGATGATCTTGTAACGTGCGCGCCTGGCAAGAGCACGGGCGTAAAGGTCATAGTCCTCGCCGAGGCGCAGCGACTCATTATAGCGCAGGCCATGCGCATCCAGAAAGGAGCGCCGCATCAAGGGCTTCAGGAAGCCGATCTCGCCGCGGCGCACGCCGCGCTTGGAAATATTGCCCTCAACGAAAGCAGCAAGATCGAGAAAACGCGGCTTCGCATCGAAATGATCGAGCCGCGCATGGGCGTCAGGAACGGTGTCGGCACTGACGAAGGCGATGTTGTCTGCGACGAAATCCCAATCGTCAGCGGCAAGCAGCGCAGCAAAACGCCCCGGAAAGAAAAAATCGTCGGCATCGAGAATGCCGATCAACGGGGCCTTGGATATGTCGATCGCGTGATTTCGTGCTGCGGCCGGCCCGCGGTTCTTTTCGAATTCCTGGATCGTCAGCCTGCCGCTGCCGTCATCGGCCTGGGCCGCGGCAGAGGCGGTCCCATCCGTCGAGCCGTCGTCAATGACAACGACTTCCGCCACTTCAGGCTCGCGAAGGGCTGAGGCAACAGCCAGCCCGATGGTGTCGCTGGCATTCTTTGCGGCAATGATTACGCAGACGCTTTTTTCTGCACTGTCGGTCACGTCAGCCTCCAATGGTTCAGGCGGAGACTTAGGACATGGCTACGATCCGACAACCGCCGGATCATCAAAAGATCTAATCGTCCAGCCGGTTCAGGGGTTGAACGGCTCCGACCGCTTTAAACTGGAGGCGGACAGACCGGCGACCTTGGTGTCCTCCTGGCCCGATGCCGGCACCTTGTCTTCGCTCGACAGGGCCGCGTGCGCCTTGCGCTCTTTCCAGACAAGGTAGAGCACGCCCAGGAAATAGCCGATCTGCAGAAGGACGGCACAGATGACCGTTTCGATCAGGGTGGTCGAAAGCGAGTTCGTCAGGAAATATGTTGCGATGGCAAATACGAGCAGCGTGCCTAGCATGCTGATGAAAACGCGGGGCGCATACATAATCTTACCCCGCCCGCTCGACCATCAAATGAAAAATGATCAAGGTCTTTCCTCCCTTATCAGACCTAAGTCTTAAATATATTTTATGATTCATTGAGATTCAACCAAGTTACGGAGATCCGTTGCGATTTGAGACGACCGTAACCCCCAGCCTGTTAAAACTACACGTCGATTATAATTACAATTGAATTTGTTCATCTTTCCCTTTGCAATTATATGGAGATGTAATGAAATAATGCAATCTTTGCGAAGCAAGAGGTCAGCCGCGCCTCCATCGTTTCATCGTCAATCCAATCAACTTTTATTACAAAGTCCTGAAAAATCCGATCTCAGTATGTGCGCTGCAAAATATTGCTGCAGCGCAATATATCCCATGAAGAAATCGGGATGGCATATAGCTGAAGGGAAACCGAACACAGGCTATCGAAGCCAATGATAATGAACAACTTACCGTTCGATGCCTATAACATCCTTAGAAATCGTCGACTATGACGCGGCAGAGCTGTCAACCGTGACATTATACGCAACACGATACAGTACAACCCATCTATAGTTGATCACTGAATTAAACCAAGTCACCATAGGTGCGGTAATTATATACCGCCATGCCATATCGCTACAAAAGTTTGGCTTAAAAAGTCCAAATCGGAACCTACACTCCGATCATCCCGGCTCTAATTACGCGTCCGAGAATTTCCGACCAATCGTCAACATGAATGGAGTTTTCTCTATGAAGTCTGCGACGAGATCGGCCACATCGGCTTTTTTCAGCGCCGCGGAAAGCGACGTCTTTCCGCCCACTGGTGGAGTACTGAAGCGCGTTTTCGACGTCTCTACCGCTATGCTCGCTTTGGTTCTCATCAGCCCGCTCTTTCTGATGCTGATGCTGCTGGTAAAACTTACAGACCGCGGCCCCGCTTTCTACGGTCATCGCCGTATCGGTCATAACGGCAAAACCTTCCGTTGCCTGAAGTTCCGCACCATGGTCGTCGATGGCGACAAGGTTCTGCATGCCTACCTGCAGGCCAATCCGAAGGCAATGGAAGAGTGGCGCGCAACGCGCAAACTGCAGAACGACCCCCGCGTCACCACCGTCGGGGCCGTCCTGCGCAAACTCAGCCTCGACGAACTGCCGCAGCTCATCAACATCATTCGCGGCGAAATGAGTGTCGTCGGACCACGCCCGGTCGTGGAAGACGAGCTCGAACGCTACGAGACCGCGGCAATCTATTATTTGCAGTCCCGTCCGGGCCTGACCGGTCTGTGGCAGGTCAGCGGCCGCAACGACGTCTCCTATGAAAGCCGTGTCGCCTTCGACACGCATTATGTGAAGAACTGGTCGCTCAGCAGCGACATGGTGATCATCGCCAAAACCATTCCTGCAGTCTGCCTCTCGCGCGGCAGCTATTGATGATGACAGACAGACACCGCGGGAGGTTTCCTGCGGTTCTCCCGCGTCTTGCGGGTTGCCTACCAATAACAGGGAAGATCCTGCATGATTGAATTTCGGCCTTCCAAGAGGCTTGTAAGCGTCAATACATCGCTACGCTGCGCAACTATCGTTGCTCTCAGCCTTTGCGTAGCTTCCGTCTCGGCCTCGGCCGAAAACCTTCCCGGATATCATTTGGGCGTCATGGACAAGCTGCATGTGCGCGTCGCCGAATGGCAGACCGCCGAAGGCACGGTTCGTGACTGGTCCACCATTTCGGGCGACTATACGGTCGGCCCTTCCGGCTCGATATCCATTCCCTTCATCGGGGACATGCCCGCAGTCGGCAAGACCACGGATCAGATCGCCGATGCCATCGGCCTCGGGCTGCAGAAGCAGTTCGGCCTGCGTGATCGCCCATCGGCTTCAGTTGAAATGTCGCAGTTCCGGCCGATCTACCTTTCAGGGGAAGTGCAGAATCCGGGTGAATATCCGTTCGCGCCCAACCTGACCGTGCTGAAAGCCGTAAGCCTCGGCGGCGGCATGCGCCGTGCCGATGCCGGACAGCGCTTTGCGCGCGATTTCATCAATGCCAAAGGCGA
Proteins encoded in this region:
- a CDS encoding exopolysaccharide production repressor protein: MYAPRVFISMLGTLLVFAIATYFLTNSLSTTLIETVICAVLLQIGYFLGVLYLVWKERKAHAALSSEDKVPASGQEDTKVAGLSASSLKRSEPFNP
- a CDS encoding polysaccharide pyruvyl transferase family protein, whose amino-acid sequence is MKPFHWESTHGNFGDDLNLWLWDFLLPGLRDTHQETLLVGVGTVLNTEILPDEGRKLVIGSGFGYGSLPDMRDTSQWDIRSVRGPLTAEKAGLPATMGIVDPAVLVTEMPEFQNISKNGKRTFIPHWESAAAGLWPEICKTVGLSYLDPRGEAKAVIREIAASELIVAESMHGAILADAFRVPWIAVSSSRSINSFKWNDWARSLGVTYQPKHIPVSTRAEAIAKGAKFWGVGFERSTQAAAELGKQRYGENVMLADPEQTTLRIMAKQALAMPSALALWQASKARPQLSKDSALAACKERLLDAIEGVRRDYL
- a CDS encoding glycosyltransferase family 2 protein, with the protein product MTDSAEKSVCVIIAAKNASDTIGLAVASALREPEVAEVVVIDDGSTDGTASAAAQADDGSGRLTIQEFEKNRGPAAARNHAIDISKAPLIGILDADDFFFPGRFAALLAADDWDFVADNIAFVSADTVPDAHARLDHFDAKPRFLDLAAFVEGNISKRGVRRGEIGFLKPLMRRSFLDAHGLRYNESLRLGEDYDLYARALARRARYKIIHSCGYGAVVRSDSLSGRHRTEDLRRLYEADRTILAKGGLSSKDAAVIRRHEQHIRDRYELRHFLDIKSQSGLLSAAIHALSHPFAVPAIAGGILADKTERFRKRSGAPIAHAGANGLRYLLQAAPK
- a CDS encoding sugar transferase, producing MKSATRSATSAFFSAAESDVFPPTGGVLKRVFDVSTAMLALVLISPLFLMLMLLVKLTDRGPAFYGHRRIGHNGKTFRCLKFRTMVVDGDKVLHAYLQANPKAMEEWRATRKLQNDPRVTTVGAVLRKLSLDELPQLINIIRGEMSVVGPRPVVEDELERYETAAIYYLQSRPGLTGLWQVSGRNDVSYESRVAFDTHYVKNWSLSSDMVIIAKTIPAVCLSRGSY